In the genome of Armatimonadota bacterium, the window CCCTGAACCCGCAATGCTCCTCCCCCGCGTGCGCATGAGGGGGGTCTCGACCTCGACCTCCCGCGTGTGCAGGTCCCGGGTGGCCTCGAAGGCCAAAAGCATGCTGATCTCCTCCACCAGCTCCCGGAACTCCTTCGGAGGAGTGCGCCGGTCCCGCAGGAGGGACAGCTTGTGCTGGATGAGCGGATGATCCACCACGCGGACGCTGGACACCGCGCCTCCTACTTCCCCGGGAGGGCCAGGGCCTGGGTCGCCTCCGGCACGTCCTCTGGGTAGACGGGGAAGGTGGAACAGAGCTCATGCACCTCGGCCCGTACGCGGCCTGCCACTTCCGGATCCCCGGGGGCGCAGAGCACCGCGTGGATCCAGGCGGCGATCTGTCGCATCTCGTCCTCCTTCATGCCCCGGGTGGTCACCGCAGGCGTTCCGATGCGGATGCCGCTCGTGACCGTGGGTTTCTGGGGATCACCGGGCACCATGTTCTTGTTCACGATGATGTGGGCCTCCCCCAGGGCTGTCTCGGCCGTTTTCCCCGTGAGGTTGCGGTCGCGCAGGTCCACCAGGAGCAGGTGGTTGTCGGTTCCGCCGCTCGTGATGTGCCACCCGCGCCGCAAGAGCTCCTCCGCCAGGACCTGTGCGTTGCGCACCACCTGGGCGGCATAAGCCCGGAAGGCAGGCTGAGCAGCCTCATGGAAGCACACGGCCTTGGCCGCGATCACGTGCATGAGGGGCCCTCCCTGGGAGAAGGGGAACACCGCACGGTCCACCTCCCGGGCGAGCTCCGCCCGGCAGAGGATGAGCCCTCCGCGGGGTCCGCGCAGGGTCTTGTGGGTGGTGGAGGTGACGAGGTCCGCGTACGGCACGGGGTTGGGGTGCACGCCGCCCGCCACGAGCCCCGCGAAGTGGGCCATGTCCACCATCAGGTACGCCCCAACCTCGTCCGCGATCTCCCGCAATCGGGGGAAATCGTAGGCCCGGGGATACGCGGTGGCACCCGCCACGATCATCCGGGGGCGGTGTTCCCGGGCGAGCCTTGCGATCTGATCGTAGTCGATCCGCTCCGTGCGGGGATCCACCCCGTAGGGGATGATGTGGAACAGCTGCCCGCTGAAGTTCACGGGGCTTCCGTGAGTGAGATGCCCGCCGTGCGCGAGGTCCATGGCCAGGATCCGATCGCCGGGCCGCAGCACCGCGAAGTACGCGGCGAAGTTGGCCTGGGTGCCGGAGTGCGGCTGGACGTTGGCGTGCTCCGCTCCGAAGAGGCGCTTCGCCCGCTCCTGGGCCAGCCGCTCTGCCCGGTCCACGTGCGTGCACCCTCCGTAGTACCGCCGGCCGGGGTAGCCCTCCGCGTACTTGTTGGTGAGCACGCTCCCCTGGGCTTCCAGCACCGCCCGGCTCGTGTAGTTCTCCGAGGCGATGAGGTTCAGCTGCAGCCGTTGCCGCTCCAGGTCGTGCAGGATGGCGTCCGCCACTTCCGGATCGCTGCGCCGCAGGTACCGAAGCACCTCAACCCCTCCGCATGTACTTCTCTTCCAACCGCCGGATCTTCTCCAGTCGCGGCACGTGACGGCCCCCCTCGAACTCCGTGCGAAGCCACGTCTGCACGATTTCCCGCGCCAGCTCCACCCCCACGACCCGGGCGCCCAGGGAGAGCACGTTGGCATCGTTGTGGGCCCGGCTCATGCGGGCGGTGTACGCTTCCCAGCACAGGGCGCATCGGATGCCGGGCACCTTGTTGGCGGCCATGGCCTCCCCGTTGCCGCTCCCGCCGATGACGATGCCCCGGTCGCACTCCCCCCGGGCCACCGCCTCCGCGGCGGGCACCACGAAGTCCGGGTAATCCACGGGGTCCTCTCCGAACGCCCCGAAGTCCACCACCTCGTGGCCCAGGGCGGTGAGGTCCGCCTTCAGGATCTCCTTCAGGGCGTATCCCGCGTGGTCGCTGGCGATGGCGATCCGCATCCTGTCCGCTCCTTCGCCGCGGCGTCTAGGGGTTCCTGCGCCCGCCGGGCCACCATCCCGCCACCACCCGCTCCAGTCCCGCGAGGTCTCGCTCCACCCGGACCCCCTCAAAGCCCGCCTCGCCCATCATGCGGGCCACACGGCCGGGCTGATCCCACTTCGGACTCACCTCCAGGGCCAGGAACCCTCCCGGGTACAGAACCCGCGGGGCCTGCGCAAGGATGCGGGCGTGCACCTCGGTTCCCGTGGGCCCCGGCGCGAAGAGGGCGATGGGGGGCTCCGCGAGCACCTCCCGGGGAAGCTCCGCCCGGGCCTGTGGGGGGACGTAGGGAGGGTTGCTGACCACCGCGTGCGCCCGCACCCCCCGTTCCTCCGCGGGCGCCAGCGCATCCCCCAACAGGAACCGCACGCGCCCCTCTACCCCGTGGCGTCGGGCGTTCCCCTGGGCCACCTCGAGGGCTCCGGGGGAGATCTCCGTGGCGTACACCACCGCTTCCCTGCGGTGGACCGCGATGGCGACCGCCACCGCCCCGCTTCCCGTCCCCACCTCCACCACCACGGGTTCGGGGACCCCACGGATCGCTTCCAGGGCGAGGTCCACCAGCAACTCCGTCTCGGGTCGGGGGATGAGGACCCGTTCGTCCACGAGGAACGGAAGCCCGTAGAACTCCCGCTCCCCGAGCAGGTAGGCGGTCGGTCTTCCCGCGCCCCTCGCTTCCAGGAGCCGCACGTACCGGGCCCAGACTTCCGGAGCGGGCGGCCGCGTCCACCGGACGTAGAGGCATGCCCGGTCGAGTCCGGCCGCGTGACGCAGCAGCACCTCCGCTTCCAGCTCCGGGTTCTCTACTCCACAGGACGCCAGGTGCTCCCGACCCAGGAGGTAGGCCTCGCGGAGGCTCGCGGGAACGGGGATCACCGCCATGGCGCTGCCCCGCTCACGGGGCGCCCGCGGCCGCCCGGGCCTCCGCCAGCTTCGCGGCCCGCTCGCGGGCCAGAAGGGCCTCCACGAGCTCATCGAGATCTCCGTCCAGGACTTCCTCCAGCCGGTACA includes:
- the glyA gene encoding serine hydroxymethyltransferase gives rise to the protein MLRYLRRSDPEVADAILHDLERQRLQLNLIASENYTSRAVLEAQGSVLTNKYAEGYPGRRYYGGCTHVDRAERLAQERAKRLFGAEHANVQPHSGTQANFAAYFAVLRPGDRILAMDLAHGGHLTHGSPVNFSGQLFHIIPYGVDPRTERIDYDQIARLAREHRPRMIVAGATAYPRAYDFPRLREIADEVGAYLMVDMAHFAGLVAGGVHPNPVPYADLVTSTTHKTLRGPRGGLILCRAELAREVDRAVFPFSQGGPLMHVIAAKAVCFHEAAQPAFRAYAAQVVRNAQVLAEELLRRGWHITSGGTDNHLLLVDLRDRNLTGKTAETALGEAHIIVNKNMVPGDPQKPTVTSGIRIGTPAVTTRGMKEDEMRQIAAWIHAVLCAPGDPEVAGRVRAEVHELCSTFPVYPEDVPEATQALALPGK
- a CDS encoding ribose-5-phosphate isomerase produces the protein MRIAIASDHAGYALKEILKADLTALGHEVVDFGAFGEDPVDYPDFVVPAAEAVARGECDRGIVIGGSGNGEAMAANKVPGIRCALCWEAYTARMSRAHNDANVLSLGARVVGVELAREIVQTWLRTEFEGGRHVPRLEKIRRLEEKYMRRG
- the prmC gene encoding peptide chain release factor N(5)-glutamine methyltransferase, whose protein sequence is MSSWRPFWPASGPRSWRRPGRPRAPRERGSAMAVIPVPASLREAYLLGREHLASCGVENPELEAEVLLRHAAGLDRACLYVRWTRPPAPEVWARYVRLLEARGAGRPTAYLLGEREFYGLPFLVDERVLIPRPETELLVDLALEAIRGVPEPVVVEVGTGSGAVAVAIAVHRREAVVYATEISPGALEVAQGNARRHGVEGRVRFLLGDALAPAEERGVRAHAVVSNPPYVPPQARAELPREVLAEPPIALFAPGPTGTEVHARILAQAPRVLYPGGFLALEVSPKWDQPGRVARMMGEAGFEGVRVERDLAGLERVVAGWWPGGRRNP